Below is a genomic region from Biomphalaria glabrata chromosome 3, xgBioGlab47.1, whole genome shotgun sequence.
tattttaaaaaatttagctgagatttaaaaacaaaatgtaccggtaatttatattttgtctcttgaattgaaactttaaaatatttttttctgtcccCAGTTTATCACTGGTGTGAGGTAAACATACAACTTCGACTCATGGGATTAGGGAAAACTAAGAATTTTCAAAGAATGCCAGACAAAGATGCTATTGAGCTTGGTGGTGAGATGCTTGGTGAATTCATTGTATTTGGAATGGCTTGTCTTGTTGTTGTAGCAGAATATACAAGGGGTGCTAGGAAAGAAGCAGCCAAAGAGGAAAGTCTCagacaagaaaaagaaactatCAATTTAAAACTGGAACAATTGTTTAGTATAACAGAGGTTCAAGAAAATCAGATCAGAGAACTGCAGAGATGTGTAGATAATTTGActttagagaaagagaagactTCTGAAAAATCTAATAGTACTAATAGTAGTTTAAAGAAAAGACTTCTAGGATAACAAAATAGACATTAATGTAAAATGTGAAAACTAGGATTTGTATGAATGTACTTTCTGATTTCTAATGGCCATCTTAATTGTTTCTACACACTTCCCATATATGTACAATCTCAGTATATTATTGTTTAGATTTCAGCCTGTAATAGAGATCGTTTTGTTGAACTGTGGTATTTATATTGAAATAATACAATTCAATACACATTATTGAAATAATAGAACTCCACATGCAGTATTGTTTTATTACAATTGTTTCTTGCAATGATATTTTCAGAGCAAAGTACATAATGTTAGCTAGCATttcataaaaaatgtaatattaatatctacctacaaaaataaattgtatacaGAGAAATTATTGtcagaacaaaaaaagaaaaataactccACAGTCCCACGTAGGCATATTTAA
It encodes:
- the LOC129925150 gene encoding putative OPA3-like protein CG13603; protein product: MAPFPLIKLGYLAIRQISKPIANAIKRRAKTHPFFRKYICMPPAQFYHWCEVNIQLRLMGLGKTKNFQRMPDKDAIELGGEMLGEFIVFGMACLVVVAEYTRGARKEAAKEESLRQEKETINLKLEQLFSITEVQENQIRELQRCVDNLTLEKEKTSEKSNSTNSSLKKRLLG